From Stenotrophomonas nitritireducens, the proteins below share one genomic window:
- a CDS encoding NAD(P)/FAD-dependent oxidoreductase: MDLKSGYPFWAIRNGLMQAFPPLQQDLQCEVAVIGGGITAALIADQLVQHGHEVAVIEQRDIGWGSTAASTALLQYEIDTPLRELAKRYGLDAALLAYRACAQAINDLRVLATQVGEVDFRSAQSLYYASRRRDLRPLLEEFELRARHGFAVDWLDAQGVAEDYGFSAPGAILTTPAASMDPYRMAYRLLDRVQAQGGRVHDRCRVSHIESSARQVHLRTTDGVNIRCRHLVIAAGYATQHWLQQRVARNRSSYAFVTDPLPTDTLGPLRDTMMWETARPYLYLRSTADDRLLIGGEDDAVDLPLRRDAQVDRKARRLADKVGKLFPQLPIQPTFAWAGTFAETEDGLPFFGAHPQWGPRVQFAMAYGGNGITYSMIGAGLVRAAIERRRHPLAQLFSFQRLD; the protein is encoded by the coding sequence ATGGATTTGAAAAGTGGTTACCCGTTCTGGGCCATCAGGAACGGTTTGATGCAGGCGTTCCCGCCCTTGCAGCAGGACCTGCAATGCGAGGTAGCGGTGATCGGCGGCGGCATCACCGCCGCGCTGATCGCCGACCAGCTCGTGCAGCATGGCCATGAAGTGGCGGTCATCGAGCAACGCGATATCGGCTGGGGCTCCACCGCCGCCAGCACTGCCTTGCTGCAGTATGAAATCGACACGCCGTTGCGTGAGCTGGCCAAGCGCTATGGGCTGGACGCGGCGCTGCTGGCCTACCGTGCCTGCGCGCAGGCCATCAACGACCTGCGGGTACTGGCCACGCAGGTAGGCGAGGTCGACTTCCGCAGCGCGCAGAGCCTGTACTACGCCAGTCGGCGCCGCGACCTGCGCCCGTTGCTCGAGGAATTCGAGCTGCGCGCCAGGCACGGTTTCGCGGTGGACTGGCTCGATGCGCAAGGCGTTGCCGAGGACTATGGCTTCAGCGCGCCCGGCGCCATTCTGACCACCCCGGCAGCCAGCATGGACCCCTACCGCATGGCCTACCGCCTGCTGGACCGGGTGCAGGCGCAGGGCGGCCGTGTGCATGACCGCTGCCGCGTGAGTCATATCGAAAGCAGCGCGCGGCAGGTGCATCTGCGCACCACCGACGGCGTCAACATCCGCTGCCGGCACCTGGTCATCGCTGCCGGTTACGCCACCCAGCACTGGCTGCAGCAGCGTGTCGCACGCAACCGCAGCAGCTACGCCTTCGTCACCGATCCGCTGCCCACCGACACACTGGGGCCGTTGCGCGACACCATGATGTGGGAGACCGCCCGCCCCTATCTCTACCTGCGCAGCACCGCCGACGACCGCCTGTTGATCGGTGGCGAGGACGACGCCGTCGATCTGCCACTGCGGCGCGATGCACAGGTCGACCGAAAGGCGCGGCGCCTGGCCGACAAGGTCGGCAAATTGTTCCCGCAGCTGCCGATCCAACCCACCTTCGCCTGGGCCGGCACCTTTGCCGAAACCGAAGACGGCCTGCCGTTCTTCGGCGCGCATCCGCAATGGGGCCCGCGTGTGCAGTTCGCCATGGCGTACGGCGGCAACGGCATCACCTATTCGATGATCGGCGCCGGCCTGGTGCGTGCGGCAATCGAGCGCCGCCGGCATCCGCTGGCGCAGCTGTTTTCGTTCCAGCGGCTGGACTGA
- a CDS encoding lipocalin family protein produces MTEHSPLATVAHVDLQRYLGTWYEVARLPMRHEPEDGTDISAHYSLNEDGSVRVQNRCLRAGNLEESIGQAKPIDDSNSKLEVTFLPEGLRWIPFTKGDYWIMQLDEAYTTALVGSPDRKYLWLLARLPQMDATTRDHYIAYAQQQGFDTSPLIFPPHTGHPTA; encoded by the coding sequence ATGACTGAACATTCTCCCCTGGCAACCGTTGCGCATGTGGACCTGCAGCGCTACCTGGGCACCTGGTACGAAGTGGCACGCCTGCCGATGCGCCACGAACCCGAAGACGGCACCGACATCAGTGCCCACTATTCGCTCAACGAAGATGGCAGCGTGCGGGTGCAGAACCGCTGCCTGCGTGCCGGCAACCTGGAGGAATCCATCGGCCAGGCCAAGCCCATCGATGACAGCAACAGCAAGCTGGAAGTCACCTTCCTGCCCGAAGGCCTGCGCTGGATACCCTTCACCAAGGGCGACTACTGGATCATGCAGCTGGATGAGGCCTACACCACCGCACTGGTGGGCAGCCCGGACCGCAAATACCTGTGGCTGCTTGCGCGCCTGCCACAGATGGACGCCACTACCCGCGACCACTACATCGCCTATGCGCAGCAGCAGGGCTTTGATACCAGCCCGTTGATCTTCCCCCCGCATACCGGCCACCCGACCGCCTGA